One genomic region from Pseudomonas hormoni encodes:
- a CDS encoding glutamine synthetase family protein, with protein MNAPFDQLLTWLKDHKITEVECVVSDLTGIARGKIAPTNKFLHERGMRLPESVLLQTVTGDFVDDDIYYDLLDPADIDMVCKPVSDAVYVIPWAIEPTAIVIHDTFDKFGNPIELSPRNVLKKVLQLYTDKGWKPIVAPEMEFYLTQRCEDPDLPLKAPMGRSGRAESGRQSFSIDAANEFDPLFEDVYDWCELQGLDLDTLIHEDGPAQMEINFRHGDALDLADQITVFKRTMREAALKHNVAATFMAKPIGDEPGSAMHIHQSVVDIATGKPIFANADGQMSELFLHYIGGLQKYIPKVLPMFAPNVNSFRRFLPDTSAPVNVEWGEENRTVGLRVPTSSPEAMRVENRLPGADANPYLAIAASLLCGYLGMVERIEPSAAVQGRAYERRNLRLPITIEDALTQMEECETIGRYLGDKFVRGYVAVKRAEHENFKRVISSWEREFLLLSV; from the coding sequence ATGAATGCCCCTTTCGATCAGTTACTCACGTGGCTGAAAGATCACAAGATTACCGAAGTCGAGTGTGTCGTCAGCGACCTGACCGGCATCGCACGCGGCAAGATTGCACCCACCAACAAGTTCCTGCATGAGCGAGGCATGCGCCTGCCGGAAAGTGTGCTTTTGCAAACGGTAACCGGGGACTTTGTCGACGACGACATCTACTACGACCTGCTCGACCCGGCCGACATCGACATGGTGTGCAAGCCGGTTTCCGACGCCGTCTACGTGATCCCATGGGCCATCGAGCCTACCGCGATCGTGATCCACGACACCTTCGACAAGTTCGGCAACCCGATTGAACTGTCGCCGCGCAACGTGCTGAAGAAAGTCCTGCAGCTGTACACCGATAAAGGCTGGAAGCCGATTGTCGCGCCGGAAATGGAGTTTTACCTGACCCAGCGTTGCGAAGACCCGGACTTGCCGCTCAAGGCGCCGATGGGCCGTTCGGGCCGGGCGGAAAGCGGTCGCCAGTCGTTTTCCATCGACGCTGCCAACGAATTCGACCCGCTGTTTGAAGACGTCTACGACTGGTGCGAGTTGCAGGGCCTGGACCTCGACACGCTGATCCACGAAGACGGCCCGGCGCAGATGGAAATCAACTTCCGTCACGGCGACGCGCTGGACCTGGCCGACCAGATCACCGTGTTCAAACGCACCATGCGTGAAGCAGCGCTCAAGCACAACGTCGCGGCGACGTTCATGGCCAAGCCGATTGGCGACGAGCCGGGCAGTGCCATGCACATCCACCAGAGTGTGGTGGACATCGCCACCGGCAAGCCGATCTTCGCCAATGCCGACGGGCAAATGAGCGAGCTGTTCCTGCACTACATTGGCGGCCTGCAGAAATACATCCCCAAAGTGCTGCCGATGTTTGCGCCCAACGTGAACTCGTTCCGCCGCTTCCTGCCCGACACCTCCGCACCGGTGAACGTCGAATGGGGTGAGGAAAACCGCACCGTCGGCCTGCGCGTGCCGACCTCCAGCCCCGAGGCGATGCGCGTGGAAAACCGCTTGCCGGGCGCGGATGCCAACCCGTATCTGGCCATCGCTGCCAGCCTGTTGTGCGGCTACCTGGGCATGGTCGAGCGCATCGAGCCGAGCGCTGCGGTGCAGGGCCGGGCCTATGAGCGACGCAACCTGCGTCTGCCGATCACCATCGAGGACGCGCTGACGCAGATGGAAGAATGCGAAACCATCGGGCGTTATCTGGGCGACAAGTTTGTCCGCGGTTATGTCGCGGTCAAGCGAGCGGAACACGAGAACTTCAAGCGGGTGATCAGCTCGTGGGAGCGCGAGTTCCTGCTGCTCAGCGTCTGA